The following DNA comes from Simkania negevensis Z.
CTCTCAATATGGATGTTTCTCAGCTCGAAGCGGCCCTAACCCCCGCAACACGAGCCGTTGTCGGAGTCAGTATCTTGGGTAACCCTTGTGCTCTCGATATTCTCCGCGCCTTTTGCGACAAACACGATCTTCTCTTTTTTGAAGATAATTGCGAATCCATGGGAGCGACCCTTCATGGAAAGCAATGCGGCACCTTTGGAGACATTGGAACCTTTAGCTGTTTTTTTTCGCATCATATCTCAACTATCGAAGGCGGCGTCGCCGTCACAGATGATCTCGAGCTTTACCATCTCATGCTCGCTCTCCGTTCACATGGTTGGACACGCCACTTACCCGATGTTTCCCCTATCTATGAAAAAAATCCAGACGACTTTTTCGAAGCATACCGTTTCATCGTTCCCGGTTACAATGTACGCCCCATCGAATTTTTTGGAGCGATTGGCTCCGAGCAACTCAAAAAGCTCGATGAATTCATCGCCATTCGTCGTAAAAACGCCGAACTTTGGAAGGACCTTTTTGCAGACGATGAGAGGTTCATCATTCAAAAAGAAAACGGAAAGAGTACCCACTTCTCATTCACATTGATTCTCCATCCCAACCTTTCACTGCCCCGCCAAGAAGTCTTAGATGCCTTAAAAAAACATGATATCCAGTTTCGGATCATTACAGGTGGGAATTTTCTTCGTC
Coding sequences within:
- a CDS encoding DegT/DnrJ/EryC1/StrS family aminotransferase, coding for MTYELSHNSWGKEELKAIQKVIDSDRLTMGVEVEKFEQAFASKMGSRYAVMTNSGSSANLIAVAAFCFKKDRPLKAGDEVIVPAISWATTYFPLMQYGLKLRFVDVELDTLNMDVSQLEAALTPATRAVVGVSILGNPCALDILRAFCDKHDLLFFEDNCESMGATLHGKQCGTFGDIGTFSCFFSHHISTIEGGVAVTDDLELYHLMLALRSHGWTRHLPDVSPIYEKNPDDFFEAYRFIVPGYNVRPIEFFGAIGSEQLKKLDEFIAIRRKNAELWKDLFADDERFIIQKENGKSTHFSFTLILHPNLSLPRQEVLDALKKHDIQFRIITGGNFLRHDVIKYCNYSCAHEIVNANIAHDRGFFVGNHPRDLRAEIEKFHKILSEVTTACV